A stretch of the Aegilops tauschii subsp. strangulata cultivar AL8/78 chromosome 4, Aet v6.0, whole genome shotgun sequence genome encodes the following:
- the LOC109785116 gene encoding kinesin-like protein KIN-14F codes for MAEAASLFSLSAAAVVEDVLREHGCRLSDRDLASRRTGEAAARRNEAAGWLRRTVGAVAGRDLPEEPSEEEFRLGLRNGQILCSALNRVHPGAVQKVVTADSVDGAALSAFQYFENVRNFLVAAQEIGLPCFEASDLEQGGKNARVVNCVLALKSYGDWKQCGGTGLWKYGGNLKPSASGKSLVRKNSEPFRRCQSMNEGEAPYEDAGFNGDAHLDCGDMSRSRPLKMLVSAVLSDKRPDEVPQLLESMLGKLVDEFENRLKSQNELVKAALKNGTDSTKCFSKSKVLVEATPNFSERKMDTSEIYSKHKQTKKEASGKVALKQHSILQQQSKHLEDLKANLQTTRAGMEFIQMKYSEDLNILGRHLFSLAHAASGYHKVLEENRKLYNQVQDLKGSIRVYCRIRPFLPGQVSSSTVGCIDDGNITIITPSKSGKDGRKSFSFNKVFGPSSTQDEVFLDTQPLIRSVLDGYNVCIFAYGQTGSGKTFTMSGPKNMTEQTQGVNYRALGDLFNLAEKRKGTFVYDIAVQMIEIYNEQVRDLLISDGLNKRLEIRNNSQNGINVPDASLVRVASTMDVMELMNIGHRNRTVGATALNDRSSRSHSCLTVHVQGKDLTSGNIIRGCMHLVDLAGSERVDKSEVTGERLKEAQHINKSLSALGDVIASLAQKNAHVPYRNSKLTQLLQDSLGGQAKTLMFVHISPESDAVGETISTLKFAERVSTVELGAARLNKESGEVKELKEQISRLKTALQMKDSGSEQNITRNSEALNTKMPSPVFSNRRQGSCDLLPGQANFRQPMEDVGNIEVRPNPKLRQKKPSFDLQDLLASNDSPSWPDSNSRVNFQMGEERETVCGDWVDKVVVNNNHSLGDWEGDNTALPDFFYQRYHSGLRDEQQRPRFCSTNTDDSDDIDVATSDSSESDALWQFNVSSINSSVIQSGSKIKKPQTKIREASDTRTPSHSQIPSASRKASNGQNRSGRQPLSGSDSRRLSSNGRHSGTK; via the exons ATGGCGGAGGCGGCGTCGCTCTTCTCGCTCTCCGCGGCCGCCGTGGTGGAGGACGTGCTGCGGGAGCACGGCTGCCGCCTCAGCGACCGCGACCTCGCCTCGCGCAGGACGGGGGAAGCCG CGGCTAGGCGGAACGAGGCGGCCGGGTGGCTGCGCCGCACCGTGGGGGCCGTCGCCGGGCGGGACCTGCCGGAGGAGCCGTCGGAGGAGGAGTTCCGCCTCGGCCTGCGCAACGGCCAGATCCTCTGCAGCGCGCTCAACAGGGTCCACCCAGGCGCGGTCCAGAAG GTGGTCACGGCGGACTCGGTCGACGGCGCCGCGCTGTCGGCGTTCCAGTACTTCGAGAACGTGCGCAACTTCCTGGTGGCGGCGCAGGAGATCGGCTTGCCGTGCTTCGAGGCCTCCGATTTGGAGCAG GGAGGGAAGAACGCCAGGGTGGTGAACTGCGTGCTGGCATTGAAGTCGTACGGCGACTGGAAGCAATGCGGGGGCACCGGGCTGTGGAAATACGGGGGGAACTTGAAACCCTCGGCTTCCGGCAAGTCCTTGGTGAGGAAGAACTCGGAGCCTTTCCGGAGGTGCCAATCCATGAACGAGGGGGAAGCGCCCTATGAGGATGCTGGATTCAATGGCGATGCTCATCTTGATTGCGGTGACATG TCGAGGTCACGTCCGCTGAAAATGCTGGTCAGCGCGGTTTTGTCCGACAAGAGGCCAGATGAAGTTCCGCAG CTCTTAGAGTCGATGCTGGGTAAACTCGTCGATGAATTCGAGAATCGCTTGAAGAGCCAAAATGAATTG GTGAAAGCTGCTCTGAAAAATGGCACAGACAGCACCAAATGCTTCTCCAAATCTAAGGTTCTCGTCGAGGCCACTCCTAATTTTAGTGAGAGAAAG ATGGATACATCAGAGATTTACTCCAAGCAtaaacaaacaaaaaaagaagCATCAGGGAAGGTGGCACTGAAGCAACACTCAATTCTCCAACAGCAGTCAAAGCATCTTGAG GATCTTAAGGCTAATCTTCAAACAACAAGAGCGGGTATGGAGTTTATACAAATGAAGTACTCTGAGGACCTCAACATATTAG GAAGGCATCTGTTTAGCCTTGCACATGCTGCCTCCGGTTACCACAAAGTTCTTGAAGAAAATAGAAAACTGTACAATCAAGTGCAAGATCTTAAAG GTAGTATCAGGGTGTATTGTAGGATACGACCCTTTTTACCTGGACAAGTAAGTTCATCCACTGTGGGCTGCATTGATGATGGAAATATTACGATTATTACTCCTTCGAAATCTGGAAAGGATGGCCGGAAATCGTTTAGCTTCAACAAGGTTTTCGGACCATCTTCAACTCAAG ATGAGGTATTCTTAGATACTCAACCCCTTATTCGCTCTGTTCTTGATGGGTACAACGTTTGTATCTTTGCATACGGCCAAACTGGATCAGGCAAGACATTCACAATG AGTGGACCCAAGAATATGACTGAGCAAACCCAAGGTGTAAACTATCGGGCACTTGGGGACCTATTTAACCTTGCTgaaaaaagaaaaggaacctTTGTCTATGATATTGCTGTGCAAATGATCGAGATTTACAATGAACAAGTCAGGGATCTCCTCATCAGTGATGGTCTCAACAAAAG ATTAGAGATTCGGAATAATTCTCAAAATGGAATTAATGTGCCGGATGCAAGCCTTGTCCGTGTGGCGTCGACGATGGATGTAATGGAACTGATGAACATTGGACACAGGAATCGCACTGTGGGTGCCACTGCGTTAAACGACCGGAGTAGTCGTTCCCACAG TTGTTTAACTGTTCATGTCCAAGGAAAAGATTTGACATCAGGGAACATTATCCGTGGCTGCATGCATTTAGTTGATCTTGCAGGCAGCGAGCGGGTTGACAAGTCAGAGGTCACCGGAGAAAGGTTAAAAGAAGCACAGCATATTAACAAATCATTGTCAGCCTTAGGGGATGTAATTGCTTCACTTGCCCAGAAGAATGCTCACGTACCCTACAGGAATAGTAAATTAACACAACTCCTCCAAGATTCTCTCG GAGGCCAGGCCAAAACCTTGATGTTTGTTCATATAAGCCCGGAAAGTGATGCTGTAGGAGAAACCATAAGCACCTTGAAGTTTGCCGAGCGTGTTTCTACGGTTGAACTTGGTGCTGCTCGACTTAATAAAGAATCTGGAGAAGTTAAAGAGCTCAAGGAGCAG ATTTCTCGACTGAAAACAGCATTACAAATGAAAGATTCAGGATCGGAGCAAAACATTACTCGCAACTCTGAAGCATTAAACACGAAGATGCCTTCTCCTGTTTTTTCAAATAGGCGACAGGGCAGTTGTGATTTGCTGCCTGGCCAAGCTAACTTCAGGCAACCAATGGAGGATGTCGGAAACATAGAG GTTAGACCCAATCCTAAATTGAGACAAAAGAAACCAAGCTTTGATCTTCAGGATTTATTAGCATCAAATGATTCTCCTTCGTGGCCAGATAGCAATTCAAGGGTGAATTTTCAGATGGGAGAAGAGAGGGAAACAGTTTGTGGGGACTGGGTAGATAAGGTTGTGGTGAACAACAATCACTCTCTTGGTGATTGGGAAGGAGACAACACGGCTCTTCCTGACTTCTTTTACCAAAGATACCATTCAGGTTTGAGAGATGAGCAGCAAAGACCTCGATTTTGCTCAACGAATACTGATGATTCCGATGATATTGACGTTGCAACGAGTGATTCCTCAGAATCAGATGCACTTTGGCAGTTCAATGTTTCAAGCATAAACAGTTCAGTTATTCAAAGTGGGTCAAAGATAAAGAAACCACAAACGAAAATAAGAGAGGCCTCAGATACAAG GACACCAAGTCACTCCCAAATACCATCAGCGTCAAGAAAAGCCTCAAATGGACAAAACAGATCTGGAAGGCAACCTTTAAGTGGTAGCGATAGCAGAAGGCTTTCATCAAACGGTAGACACTCTGGTACGAAGTAG